Proteins encoded within one genomic window of Triticum aestivum cultivar Chinese Spring chromosome 2D, IWGSC CS RefSeq v2.1, whole genome shotgun sequence:
- the LOC123052836 gene encoding fasciclin-like arabinogalactan protein 15 — protein MGAPIFGAVLLCLVLAAAAVPEQQPTLPSSSAANSSTGVNSNSVLVALLDSHYTELAELVEKALLLQSLEDAVGRGNVTIFAPRNEALERDLDPEFRAFLLEPRNLRSLQRLLLFHVLPSRLHSHSAWPASTARMTLSGEHLQLSADGQKMLVGTAEVTRPDAVVRPDGVIHGIERLLVPRSVQEDFNRRRSLAAISAVLPTGAPEVDPRTHRLKKPAPPVPLGAPPVLPVWDAMAPGPSIAPAPAPGPGSGKHHFDGHSQVKDFIQTLVLYGGYNELADILVNLTSLATEMGRLVSEGYVLTVLAPNDEAMARLTTDQLSEPGSPENILYYHMVPEYQTEESMYNAVRRFGTVRYDTLRLPQKVTAREADGSVKFGHGEGSAYLFDPDIYTDGRISVQGIDAVLFPPVEDTAKSGGASPVRKAPAVTGTAKPKLRRGKLLEGACHVAAVFGGRSHFTSCQ, from the exons ATGGGCGCGCCGATCTTCGGCGCCGTCCTCCTCTGCCTGGTACTCGCCGCGGCAGCGGTGCCGGAGCAGCAGCCCACATTGCCCTCCTCTTCAGCGGCCAACAGCTCCACGGGGGTGAACTCCAACTCGGTGCTGGTGGCGCTGCTGGACTCGCACTACACGGAGCTGGCGGAGCTGGTGGAGAAGGCGCTGCTGCTGCAGTCCCTGGAGGACGCCGTGGGGCGGGGCAACGTCACCATCTTCGCGCCCCGGAACGAGGCCCTCGAGCGGGACCTCGACCCGGAGTTCCGCGCCTTCCTCCTTGAGCCCCGCAACCTGCGCTCCCTCCAGCGCCTGCTCCTCTTCCACGTCCTCCCCTCCCGCCTGCACTCGCACTCCGCCTGGCCCGCCTCCACCGCGCGGATGACGCTCTCCGGCGAGCACCTCCAGCTGTCAGCCGACGGCCAGAAGATGCTAGTCGGCACCGCGGAGGTCACGCGGCCGGACGCGGTGGTGAGGCCCGACGGGGTCATCCACGGTATCGAGCGGCTGCTGGTGCCGCGCTCAGTTCAGGAGGATTTCAACCGCCGCCGCAGCCTGGCTGCCATCTCGGCCGTGCTCCCCACGGGCGCCCCCGAGGTGGACCCCAGGACGCACAGGCTGAAGAAGCCCGCGCCGCCCGTGCCCCTCGGCGCGCCGCCCGTGCTGCCGGTCTGGGACGCCATGGCCCCCGGCCCTTCCATTGCTCCGGCGCCGGCCCCCGGCCCCGGATCCGGGAAGCACCACTTCGACGGGCACAGCCAGGTCAAGGACTTCATCCAGACGCTGGTCCTGTACGGCGGGTACAACGAGCTCGCGGATATCCTGGTGAACCTGACGTCGCTGGCGACGGAGATGGGGCGGCTGGTCTCGGAGGGTTATGTGCTCACAGTGCTGGCCCCCAATGACGAGGCCATGGCACGGCTGACCACGGACCAGCTGAGCGAGCCCGGGTCGCCGGAGAACATCCTCTACTACCACATGGTCCCCGAGTACCAGACGGAGGAGAGCATGTACAACGCCGTGCGGAGGTTCGGGACGGTGAGGTACGACACGCTGCGGCTGCCGCAGaaggtgacggcgagggaggcggacGGGTCGGTCAAGTTCGGGCACGGCGAGGGGTCCGCCTACCTCTTCGATCCGGATATCTACACCGACGGGAGGATCTCTGTGCAGGGCATCGACGCAGTGCTCTTCCCGCCGGTGGAGGACACGGCCAAGAGCGGCGGCGCCTCGCCCGTGAGGAAGGCCCCCGCCGTCACCGGCACGGCCAAGCCCAAGCTCCGACGAG GGAAGTTGTTGGAAGGGGCGTGCCATGTCGCGGCTGTCTTCGGTGGGCGATCACACTTCACGAGCTGCCAGTAG